Part of the Brassica oleracea var. oleracea cultivar TO1000 chromosome C8, BOL, whole genome shotgun sequence genome is shown below.
CACCACGAAATTTTTACACTATATGGCATGATAGGATTAGCCATCCTAGTATAGAACTTGATGCAAAAGATTAATATTGAAAAGGCACAGAGTTATCCCGTAAAGATCTCACGTTGTGAAACATGTACACATAGGGAAACTCATTAGGCTTAATTATCCCAAAGCACCACGACCTTATAGTATGGTCATGAGGGGGAGAGAGGATAAACCCATGATCAATACTACAAGTTCGTGTACTATGGTCTAAACACCATGATATATGGCTTGGCCATTACTAGACCATAAAGGGCCATTACCCGGCCAAAGAGGCCATGATACAAACGGCCAAACCAAAGAGGCATGTGACTTGTCCATTACACGACTTGGCCATGACTTGGCCGTGACTTGTCTGAGAAGTGCATGCTTGTCCGTACACAGTCCATGACTCGGCCAAAAGAAGCCGAAGAGACCATAAGAGACAACAGTCTGGCCGCAAAAGCCATAACCGGTCCGGAAAGGCCATTACCTATAAAAGGTTCGGCCATTACCTATATGCTTGGGGACATTATGAATATACATGTACAGAATGATTATAAGCATCAGGCCATATAAGTGAGCATAGATATTCCCATCTAAAGAATGAATACGGGTCATTAAAACCAGACAAACCATCTTAGGAGATTTTGAGATAAAACCACCACATACATATATGTGCCGTCTAAGATGGAACCTCAGAGGAGGATTGGGAATATATGTTGGATAGGAGTAATACTTTCTCCCACGAATTCAAAGAAAGCTTGAGCCAAAACATGGGTGATTAAATAGTGGCCAAGTACGGATTGCATGATCAAATGGATCCGACTATCCAAACATTAAAGGAGAAAGATTATAAGCTGGATAAAGAAAGAGTAAATGAATGATAAGAATGGTTTTAACCATCATTGTCTTGGCAAGATCCTCAGACTATACATTATGATATAAGACGTCCAAAGAAAGATAATAATAAGGTAGCCAATTGAGAAGCTAATCGAAATGCCAGACACTGGCCCGAAAAAGAATGACTAACCAGCTTAGCACCAAACGAAATTTAAAGTCCTAGAAGAGACATAATCAAGTTGCTATAGAGTCTATGCAAGATAGACCAAGTGTTCCATAAGAATAAAGAAACTCGGATGGAAAGAAAAGGTGCATAGACAGATCCGAAGTCATGATAAGAGAAACCATACCAGACATAGAGATAAAGGCTGGCCAGCTACACATCTAAGGTACCAAGCCAAGTAGTCTTGGGACGCCAAGCTGCTAGGTAACAAAGGTCCTGGATAATGAAATCTCAAAGTGATCAGATCATGTCTGGAACATAGTGGAATCACATGAAAGTGTCGACACACACATTTGTATAAAGATACATAAGAGAATAGCACTTGAACATAAGCGAGGATCATGTACCCACGAATGAGTACTCATCATACAATCATAGAATCATAAAGATTATAAAAGAATAGAAAGATAAACGTGGAGGTTCAAAGTATCTAAAGAGAGATGAGCGTATTGGCCATGTACATATACAGAAACGCCATCTGATAAACCAGTGAAATAGATGGATCTTGTGAGATAAAGAAACCGTGAGAGAGGACACATGATCACGTGGCCTAGAGTGTCTATGTCTTCATATTAACAGCATTAGATCATAGCTTGTTTACACAAGGTACTCACAAAGATCAAAGGAACAGATTATAAGGAGATGAACTCCTATGTGGTGATTACTGCTACAGATTTTCGATATTAAACCAAGTCTGGTCATAAGAAAGAAAATAGATACACTAAATGTAGTAAGCAGCATATAGATCACTGGATAAGATAAGATAAGATAAGAGAACAGCTTTGTTCCTAAGCTGATTCATGGACTGAAGCAAAAGCAGCTGCATAAAGTATATAAAAGAAATTGATCACACATGATCATTGATCTTGGAGTTGTGTAAAAGACAATCCAATTACAGTCCATATACATATGAGAATTTATAAAGAAATTCCTTGTGCTTATACTAAACCTAAAAGAGGTTAGAAGAATGATACAAAACATATATGTAGGCGTCCAGCACATTGGCTGAGAGCGTCCGGTCCTTCAAACTAGAGACGTCTGACTCTGTCTGACCAAAAGCGTCCAGCCCTCAGGCTATAAGCGTCTGGCCCCTTCTACCAAGGATGTCCGACTCATATCCTTTGATCACGGCTAGTATAAAAGATCAACCAACAGGTTGTAATCTGACATCAGATCCCTTAAGGATCCGGGATAGCAGAATAGTTTACAGCTGCTGTGTAACCTACACAAGACTTTGTCGTGAGGATAGTAGGAGATATTTGATCTACCCTTTCCCGGTCGGATACCAAAAGTATTGTAAGCCCGTGGAGTCAAGATCCATGACCTAACAATATATATTAAGCGTGTGATATGATCCACAACAACTAAGGTCATGAGACGCCATCATATGGCATTACCTAAGGCAAAGGAATCAATGTCCACATCCATGAGTGTGTTCGGCCTAAGAGCCACAGCAATGATTGATCTTGAACACTCATGAAACAAGTAGTGAACATGTATAGACAAGGTCTATGACCTGGACATAGATCGACCAGATTGAAACATGGTCGAATGATAAACCATATTTAGTATGCTGTCCATAAGTACTTGGTCTGTCCGACCTAAGTAAAGGAGTTTGATAAGTAGACAGTCACGTCTAGACTATGGACAGATGCAAACACGTTTTGCAAAGACCAACATGTGATTCCCGAGGACAATGTAGTTCACATTGCTTAGCATACATGCTTCAAACGGGACACTCAATGTCAAAGGACATGAGAAACGACCTAAGAGGTCTAAATGGTCTTAATTACGGTGCAGTAAAGAAACTGGCCGATTACTCCCTTCCTACACAGACAGGATAGATCACGCATCAAGATGCGTAGTATGTAGAACCTACACCGAGGTTCACATCAGGGGGAGTAGTGCGTGTTGTACTCTTTTTCCTTCATCATGGTTTTGTCCCACTGGGTTTTCCTGATAAGGTTTTAATGAGGCAACATTAAGCGTACTACAAATCCTATATGCGCCAGTTGAAGGATCTTCAGTGATGCCTTCATCAGGGGGAGTGTCATGTGTTGTACTCTTTTTCCTGTCTACGGTTTCCATTTTTCCCACCTGGGGTTTTTGGTTTTCCTAGAAAAGTTTTAATGAGGCAACATCGTGCATGATACAAATCCATATGGTTATGACATCCAAGGGGGAGTGTTATGAACATTGTGGATTGCCATTAACCAAGACAAGAAGAGATAGCCCATCAGACCACGACCAGGCTGGCCCATCAGGCCACGACCAGGCTGGCCCATCAGGCCACGACCAGGCCCAACCACAGCCGTGTCCAAGAGGAGAGAGTCGGCGGATGAGGAGAGAGAGTCGGCCTATCCTTTGGCCGACATTAGATATAGGAAGTTTTCATTTTCTATGTTTTAGATCTTTTCCTATTTCATGTTGTATTAGGTTTTGGATAATTTCATTTTTCCTATTCCTTGTAACCCCTATATAAAAAAACACTTTGATTGAATAATAATATACAGATACACACGAAAATATTCAGTCTTAAACTCTTCGTTCACGACAATAATAGTATATTTATTATTCGTTCAAAAAGGGCTCGTTGAGTTGAATATGTTAGGTTGAGAGGGACCTTATTCTCATAGTTATTATTACCAAAACAAATATTTTATGTTAATTATTTATCTTTTCACCAAAAAAATTGTTGACAAAAATTAACTAGGAAAAGAAAAGAAGATGCTTTCCTTTTGTAGCTTTATGGCAACGTTCTAGGTTTTAAAGTTTTTAGAATCTCTTTTTTGACACATACCAAAGAAGAAGAAGCGTTTTTCACCGTCGATACTCTAATCTCTTTCCTCCCGCCGCAACCCCGACGGTGAACTCGTTTGTTGGTTATCAAAAAGCCGAGAGCAACGAGTAAGTCGAAACTCGATCTCTTCATATCTGCATTTTGCCCGAATACCGCATGTCCAAATACTTGAAGAAACAACAAACAAACAAAGCTTCAGCTCTCACTTCAAGATTCCTTTCCAGAAGCTACATTTCCCACATCCAATTTCATCTTCGCAATCTCTGTATGATTCATATGCTTTGGCGCTAGTCTAAGAGTAGATTTAGTCAAATTCCTTTTCTATTTTGTCTTCAGTTTTGTGTGTCGGCAAGATTCCTTTGCACTGTTGTCTTTCTTAATTTAGCAATCTACAATGCATCTCATAGATTTTGCACAAAGTCCTCATCCTTTCTTACTCATTCAGGAAACTTTTCCACATGTTTCTTAAAAAAAAAATTTACTTGGGAATTTATTAGGGATTTTCAGATCTGTGTTCGCTTGAATTGTTAAACACGAGCTCTTGCTTTTGGTCCTAGAAGTCAAACCAAGTCTTGATTCGTCAATTAATTAATCTGTAATTTTTACACTAGAGATTGATATGGACCGACGAAGCTGGCCTTGGAAGAAAAAGCCTTCTGATAAAACAACCCTAGTGCTTGAATCCGCTGATACCTCGCATCCTCAAGTTGAAAAGGTTAATTTTTTTTTTAACTCTTTTTGATTCTGATTAAAACTTTCTTTTGCGCTAATAAATTTTATTTATTCAGAAACAGGACGTTGTTAAGAAGCCAAAGTATGTCCAAATCTCTGTGGAGCAGTATACACATCTCACTACCCTCGAAGAGCAGATAAAGACATACGATGTTCAGATTAAATCCTACGAGAGTCAAGTCGAAGCCTACGAGGAGCGAGTCAAAAGCTTCGAGGAACAGATCGAAGCGTACGATGAGAAGGTTCAGAGTTACGCTGAACAAGTGGAGACTCTGAACGGGGAGAAAGAAGACTTGAGCGAGAAGCTCACTGCTGCCAACGAGGAGATAGATACCAAAGAGGCTTTAGTGAAGCAACACTGCAAAGTCGCTGAAGATGCTGTGGCGGGCTGGGAGAAAGCCGACGCTGAAGCTTTGACATTGAAGAACACTTTGGAGTCTGTTACTCTCTCGAAGCTCACGGCTGAAGATCGTGCGGCGCATTTGGACGGTGCGTTGAAAGAGTGTATGCGGCAGATACGGAGCTTAAAGAAAGACCATGAAGTGAATCTGCATGATCTTGCGTTAAGCAAGAGTAAAGAGATAGAGAAGCTAACAATGGAGTTTGAGAAGAGGATCTCTGAGTATGAGCAGGAGCTGCTAAGGTCTGGAGCGGATAGCGATGCCTTATCCAGAACCTTACAAGAACGGTCCAACATGCTGGTGAAAATCAGCGAGGAGAAGGCACGAGCCGATGCTGAGATCGAAACACTGAAGAGCAATTTAGAAATGTGCGAAAGGGAGATAAAGTCTCTCAAGTATGAAGTCCATGTGGTCTCTAGAGAGCTGGAGATACGCAACGAAGAGAAGAACATGTGTATTAGATCCGCAGAGGTTGCCAACAAGCAGCACTTGGAAGGAGTTAAGAAGGTAGCTAAGTTGGAAGGAGAGTGTCAGAGACTAAGAAGTCTCGTGAGGAAGAAGCTGCCGGGACCAGCTGCGCTTGCTCAAATGAAGCTTGAGGTTGAGAGCTTAGGAGTTGGCGGAGACACCAGAGTGAAGAGGTCTCCGAGCAAGGCTTCTAGCCCGGGCAAGTCTCCGAGAGGTTATTCATCGTCTGGTTCTGAGTTTTCTGTGGATACTTCACAGAAGGTTCAGAAAGAGAATGAGTTTTTAACAGAACGTTTGCTTGCGATGGAAGAAGAGACAAAGATGCTTAAAGAAGCCTTGGCAAAGCGAAATAATGAGTTGTTGGAGTCACGGAATGTTTGTGCTCAGAGCAATAGTAAACTTCAGGGCTTGGAAGCTCAACTGCAGCAAATCAATTCTCAGAAGAGGAGCAATCCGTCAAGTTCGATCTCTGTTTCTGAAGATGGGAATGATGATTCCGGAAGTTGCAGTGGATCTTTGTCAACAAATCCATCACAACAACAGAGCAAGAAAGAGAAGGAGATGGCAGCATTGGAGAGAGTTGAGAGTGTTAGTAGTCATGTGGAGCTCATGGATGATTTTCTTGAAATGGAGAAGTTAGCTTGTTTGCCAAATCAATCTAGTATGGATTCCAAAGACTCTTCAGGTGATCAAGAGTCAGAACTGGTGAATGTTGAGGCTCATACCAAACTTAAA
Proteins encoded:
- the LOC106312210 gene encoding filament-like plant protein 6 isoform X2 gives rise to the protein MDRRSWPWKKKPSDKTTLVLESADTSHPQVEKDVVKKPKYVQISVEQYTHLTTLEEQIKTYDVQIKSYESQVEAYEERVKSFEEQIEAYDEKVQSYAEQVETLNGEKEDLSEKLTAANEEIDTKEALVKQHCKVAEDAVAGWEKADAEALTLKNTLESVTLSKLTAEDRAAHLDGALKECMRQIRSLKKDHEVNLHDLALSKSKEIEKLTMEFEKRISEYEQELLRSGADSDALSRTLQERSNMLVKISEEKARADAEIETLKSNLEMCEREIKSLKYEVHVVSRELEIRNEEKNMCIRSAEVANKQHLEGVKKVAKLEGECQRLRSLVRKKLPGPAALAQMKLEVESLGVGGDTRVKRSPSKASSPGKSPRGYSSSGSEFSVDTSQKVQKENEFLTERLLAMEEETKMLKEALAKRNNELLESRNVCAQSNSKLQGLEAQLQQINSQKRSNPSSSISVSEDGNDDSGSCSGSLSTNPSQQQSKKEKEMAALERVESVSSHVELMDDFLEMEKLACLPNQSSMDSKDSSGDQESELVNVEAHTKLKDSDKGSPAVMEFRSRLSKVLESVSADAELGKIVEDVKRILQEVNACMDQDKPSDVQVHPEEEAVHQDLKTAVSRIHEFVLLLRKEVRAGEDTVTEGNDFVELIDGFSITYNHVLSGHQNLDDFVSDLANVFNEAMELKVTFKGLASSEVEVVSPDCIDKVAIPESKAVAKEIYENGCVHNEPEVPCDENRVLRYESESTLEEIEELKSEKEKMAADIEELKCQLQESEKMLGEIRSQLDSAQRSNSLADTQLRCMTESYRSLETRAADLEIDVNQLKEKVRSLEDELEDEKRNHQESSARCHELEEHIQRSRDTSLVAVEDEEADNKTKQERELTAAAEKLAECQETIFVLGKQLKSLRPPPQRQSESYSEDELGTKNYADLADNWVNEVPRFMESPNCPSDSETSELMTSPSRVGSRLSRSGSSGNPTPEKASRGISRFFSTKSGY
- the LOC106312210 gene encoding filament-like plant protein 6 isoform X3 — translated: MDRRSWPWKKKPSDKTTLVLESADTSHPQVEKKQDVVKKPKYVQISVEQYTHLTTLEEQIKTYDVQIKSYESQVEAYEERVKSFEEQIEAYDEKVQSYAEQVETLNGEKEDLSEKLTAANEEIDTKEALVKQHCKVAEDAVAGWEKADAEALTLKNTLESVTLSKLTAEDRAAHLDGALKECMRQIRSLKKDHEVNLHDLALSKSKEIEKLTMEFEKRISEYEQELLRSGADSDALSRTLQERSNMLVKISEEKARADAEIETLKSNLEMCEREIKSLKYEVHVVSRELEIRNEEKNMCIRSAEVANKQHLEGVKKVAKLEGECQRLRSLVRKKLPGPAALAQMKLEVESLGVGGDTRVKRSPSKASSPGKSPRGYSSSGSEFSVDTSQKVQKENEFLTERLLAMEEETKMLKEALAKRNNELLESRNVCAQSNSKLQGLEAQLQQINSQKRSNPSSSISVSEDGNDDSGSCSGSLSTNPSQQQSKKEKEMAALERVESVSSHVELMDDFLEMEKLACLPNQSSMDSKDSSGDQESELVNVEAHTKLKDSDKGSPAVMEFRSRLSKVLESVSADAELGKIVEDVKRILQEVNACMDQDKPSDVQVHPEEEAVHQDLKTAVSRIHEFVLLLRKEVRAGEDTVTEGNDFVELIDGFSITYNHVLSGHQNLDDFVSDLANVFNEAMELKVTFKGLASSEVEVVSPDCIDKVAIPESKAVAKEIYENGCVHNEPEVPCDENRVLRYESESTLEEIEELKSEKEKMAADIEELKCQLQESEKMLGEIRSQLDSAQRSNSLADTQLRCMTESYRSLETRAADLEIDVNQLKEKVRSLEDELEDEKRNHQESSARCHELEEHIQRDTSLVAVEDEEADNKTKQERELTAAAEKLAECQETIFVLGKQLKSLRPPPQRQSESYSEDELGTKNYADLADNWVNEVPRFMESPNCPSDSETSELMTSPSRVGSRLSRSGSSGNPTPEKASRGISRFFSTKSGY
- the LOC106312210 gene encoding filament-like plant protein 6 isoform X4 — translated: MDRRSWPWKKKPSDKTTLVLESADTSHPQVEKKQDVVKKPKYVQISVEQYTHLTTLEEQIKTYDVQIKSYESQVEAYEERVKSFEEQIEAYDEKVQSYAEQVETLNGEKEDLSEKLTAANEEIDTKEALVKQHCKVAEDAVAGWEKADAEALTLKNTLESVTLSKLTAEDRAAHLDGALKECMRQIRSLKKDHEVNLHDLALSKSKEIEKLTMEFEKRISEYEQELLRSGADSDALSRTLQERSNMLVKISEEKARADAEIETLKSNLEMCEREIKSLKYEVHVVSRELEIRNEEKNMCIRSAEVANKQHLEGVKKVAKLEGECQRLRSLVRKKLPGPAALAQMKLEVESLGVGGDTRVKRSPSKASSPGKSPRGYSSSGSEFSVDTSQKVQKENEFLTERLLAMEEETKMLKEALAKRNNELLESRNVCAQSNSKLQGLEAQLQQINSQKRSNPSSSISVSEDGNDDSGSCSGSLSTNPSQQQSKKEKEMAALERVESVSSHVELMDDFLEMEKLACLPNQSSMDSKDSSGDQESELVNVEAHTKLKDSDKGSPAVMEFRSRLSKVLESVSADAELGKIVEDVKRILQEVNACMDQDKPSDVQVHPEEEAVHQDLKTAVSRIHEFVLLLRKEVRAGEDTVTEGNDFVELIDGFSITYNHVLSGHQNLDDFVSDLANVFNEAMELKVTFKGLASSEVEVVSPDCIDKVAIPESKAVAKEIYENGCVHNEPEVPCDENRVLRYESESTLEEIEELKSEKEKMAADIEELKCQLQESEKMLADLEIDVNQLKEKVRSLEDELEDEKRNHQESSARCHELEEHIQRSRDTSLVAVEDEEADNKTKQERELTAAAEKLAECQETIFVLGKQLKSLRPPPQRQSESYSEDELGTKNYADLADNWVNEVPRFMESPNCPSDSETSELMTSPSRVGSRLSRSGSSGNPTPEKASRGISRFFSTKSGY
- the LOC106312210 gene encoding filament-like plant protein 6 isoform X1, whose amino-acid sequence is MDRRSWPWKKKPSDKTTLVLESADTSHPQVEKKQDVVKKPKYVQISVEQYTHLTTLEEQIKTYDVQIKSYESQVEAYEERVKSFEEQIEAYDEKVQSYAEQVETLNGEKEDLSEKLTAANEEIDTKEALVKQHCKVAEDAVAGWEKADAEALTLKNTLESVTLSKLTAEDRAAHLDGALKECMRQIRSLKKDHEVNLHDLALSKSKEIEKLTMEFEKRISEYEQELLRSGADSDALSRTLQERSNMLVKISEEKARADAEIETLKSNLEMCEREIKSLKYEVHVVSRELEIRNEEKNMCIRSAEVANKQHLEGVKKVAKLEGECQRLRSLVRKKLPGPAALAQMKLEVESLGVGGDTRVKRSPSKASSPGKSPRGYSSSGSEFSVDTSQKVQKENEFLTERLLAMEEETKMLKEALAKRNNELLESRNVCAQSNSKLQGLEAQLQQINSQKRSNPSSSISVSEDGNDDSGSCSGSLSTNPSQQQSKKEKEMAALERVESVSSHVELMDDFLEMEKLACLPNQSSMDSKDSSGDQESELVNVEAHTKLKDSDKGSPAVMEFRSRLSKVLESVSADAELGKIVEDVKRILQEVNACMDQDKPSDVQVHPEEEAVHQDLKTAVSRIHEFVLLLRKEVRAGEDTVTEGNDFVELIDGFSITYNHVLSGHQNLDDFVSDLANVFNEAMELKVTFKGLASSEVEVVSPDCIDKVAIPESKAVAKEIYENGCVHNEPEVPCDENRVLRYESESTLEEIEELKSEKEKMAADIEELKCQLQESEKMLGEIRSQLDSAQRSNSLADTQLRCMTESYRSLETRAADLEIDVNQLKEKVRSLEDELEDEKRNHQESSARCHELEEHIQRSRDTSLVAVEDEEADNKTKQERELTAAAEKLAECQETIFVLGKQLKSLRPPPQRQSESYSEDELGTKNYADLADNWVNEVPRFMESPNCPSDSETSELMTSPSRVGSRLSRSGSSGNPTPEKASRGISRFFSTKSGY
- the LOC106312210 gene encoding filament-like plant protein 6 isoform X5: MDRRSWPWKKKPSDKTTLVLESADTSHPQVEKDVVKKPKYVQISVEQYTHLTTLEEQIKTYDVQIKSYESQVEAYEERVKSFEEQIEAYDEKVQSYAEQVETLNGEKEDLSEKLTAANEEIDTKEALVKQHCKVAEDAVAGWEKADAEALTLKNTLESVTLSKLTAEDRAAHLDGALKECMRQIRSLKKDHEVNLHDLALSKSKEIEKLTMEFEKRISEYEQELLRSGADSDALSRTLQERSNMLVKISEEKARADAEIETLKSNLEMCEREIKSLKYEVHVVSRELEIRNEEKNMCIRSAEVANKQHLEGVKKVAKLEGECQRLRSLVRKKLPGPAALAQMKLEVESLGVGGDTRVKRSPSKASSPGKSPRGYSSSGSEFSVDTSQKVQKENEFLTERLLAMEEETKMLKEALAKRNNELLESRNVCAQSNSKLQGLEAQLQQINSQKRSNPSSSISVSEDGNDDSGSCSGSLSTNPSQQQSKKEKEMAALERVESVSSHVELMDDFLEMEKLACLPNQSSMDSKDSSGDQESELVNVEAHTKLKDSDKGSPAVMEFRSRLSKVLESVSADAELGKIVEDVKRILQEVNACMDQDKPSDVQVHPEEEAVHQDLKTAVSRIHEFVLLLRKEVRAGEDTVTEGNDFVELIDGFSITYNHVLSGHQNLDDFVSDLANVFNEAMELKVTFKGLASSEVEVVSPDCIDKVAIPESKAVAKEIYENGCVHNEPEVPCDENRVLRYESESTLEEIEELKSEKEKMAADIEELKCQLQESEKMLGEIRSQLDSAQRSNSLADTQLRCMTESYRSLETRAADLEIDVNQLKEKVRSLEDELEDEKRNHQESSARCHELEEHIQRDTSLVAVEDEEADNKTKQERELTAAAEKLAECQETIFVLGKQLKSLRPPPQRQSESYSEDELGTKNYADLADNWVNEVPRFMESPNCPSDSETSELMTSPSRVGSRLSRSGSSGNPTPEKASRGISRFFSTKSGY